ATCCATTATATTGAAATTGTCCGTTTGGATATGTAACAGGGCGACCTGTTTGGAAAACAAAGTTGGCATTGAAAGTCCAATTATCACTTAATTTATAATTTCCTGTTACAGATAAATCGTGAGTTCTATCGAAAGGTGTATTGTACCAATCACCATTGTTTAAACCAGGTCCACCTGCACGGCCACCTAAAGTTCTTTGTTCAGATTTCGAAAGCGTATATGCAATCCAACCCGTTAAATCTCCTTTGTTTTTACGTAATAAAAACTCTAATCCGTAAGCTCTAGCATCACCATTTAAAATTTCTCTTTCAATAGTATTTTGAGCAATTAATTCTGCTCCGTTTATGTAATCTACACGATTTTTTACAGTTTTATAATACGTTTCTGCTTCGATCGAATATGTATTGTTTTTAAAGTTTCTAAAATAACCAATAGCATATTGATCGGCAATTTGAGGTTTTAAAAACTCTCCACTTGGAGCCCAAATATCTAATGGAGTTGCAGAGGTTGTGTTTGAAATTAAGTGTAAATATTGTGCCATTCTATTATAACTAGTTTTAATAGATGACTTTTCATTTAGTTGATACGATAAAGCAAATCTTGGTTCAAAATTTCCGAAGCTAGCGATACTTTCTTTATCTCCGTAAGTTATTTGACCTGTTGGATTAGCACGCTCATAAATACCAAACGAAGGATTATAAATTACAGGCAAATCGTTAGCGTAAGTATTTAAAACTTGACTTCCAAATCTATTAAAATAACTGTAACGTAAACCATACATTGCAGTTAAATTGTTTGATATTTTGTGTTCTAAACTTGCGTAAATACCAGTTTCTACTGCAAACTTTTTGTCTAAGAAATCTTCGTTGATAGCAGATTCTGGAGTGAGTTTACGAATTTCACCAGGGTTAAATTTGTAGTATATTCCACTAACTCCGAAATCGAATTTTAGTTTATCATTTAAATAATAATCAATATCATATTTTAAATTGTAATTATCGATACGCGATAACCAATCTAAATCAACAAATTCAAGTTGTAAATCGTAATTGTATCGACTATAAATAGCAGATAAATTAGAGAATAACTTATCACTAAAAATATGATTCCATCTTAAGTTTGCTGATAAATTACCATAAGAATTAAAGAAAGAATTTTGAAATGTTACATCGTCATTTCCGAAGTAAGCCGAGAAAAATAAACGATTTTTATCATTGAGTTGATAGTTTGTTTTTAAGTTTAAATCGTAAAACCCAACTCTATTTTCATTGTTTGCTAGAGCAAGAAAAATATTAGCGTATGAAGCTCGACCAGCAACTAAGAAAGAACCTTTATCTCCAAACAATGGAGCTTCTGCAGTTAATCGACTTGATATTAATCCGATTCCACCAGTAAGTTTAAATTCTTTGTTGTTTCCGTCTTTTTGACGCACATCTAAAACCGAAGAAACTCGTCCACCAAACTTAGCAGGAATTCCTCCTTTATATAATTTTACATCTTTAATAGCGTCATTATTAAAAACAGAAAAGAAACCAAATAGGTGAGAGGCATTATAAATAATAGCTTCATCTAACAAAATTAAATTTTGGTCTTCAGCACCACCACGAACATTAAATCCAGAAGCTCCTTCACCAGCATTTGTTACACCTGGTAATAACTGAATCGATTTAATTACATCTACTTCACCTAATACAACAGGAATCTGTTTAATGGTTTGCGAACTAATTTTAGTAGTACTCATTTGAGGACTACGAAGATTTACTTTTTTACTTTCCTCAGCACTAATTACAACTTCATCTAATACATTAGCATCCTCACTTAAGTCGGTATTGAACTTTATATTTTTAGTCAATTCAATTTCCTTTTCAATAGGTTTATATCCAATGTAAGATACACTTAATGTGTAATTTCCTTTCGGAGCAGTGAGTGAATAAAAACCATATTCGTTGGTAGTTGTTCCTAAACTTGTTCCTTTTAAAAAAACGGTTGCTCCAAATAAGGTTTCACCATTAGCTTTGTCTTTTAATGTACCACTAATTGTAAATTTATCTTGAGAAAAACTTATTAGAGGAATTAGAAATAATATGATGATTGTATAAATTCTCATAGTTGATTACTGCTTTTTAAATGTATTATGTTTAACTTTTTTAGTTAAAACCTGAATAAATATTTTCTTAAAAAATCAGTAAAACAGTTTATAATGAAATGTTTAAGGTTGTTTAATGATTCTATAGAAAAACTTAAACAAAATTATGTTATTAGTTTCTACTATCAAAAATTGAAGGTTAATTTTTATATTAAAAAAATGTGAAATATTACATTAGTCAAAACATGATTTGTGTT
This genomic stretch from Tenacibaculum jejuense harbors:
- a CDS encoding TonB-dependent receptor, producing MRIYTIIILFLIPLISFSQDKFTISGTLKDKANGETLFGATVFLKGTSLGTTTNEYGFYSLTAPKGNYTLSVSYIGYKPIEKEIELTKNIKFNTDLSEDANVLDEVVISAEESKKVNLRSPQMSTTKISSQTIKQIPVVLGEVDVIKSIQLLPGVTNAGEGASGFNVRGGAEDQNLILLDEAIIYNASHLFGFFSVFNNDAIKDVKLYKGGIPAKFGGRVSSVLDVRQKDGNNKEFKLTGGIGLISSRLTAEAPLFGDKGSFLVAGRASYANIFLALANNENRVGFYDLNLKTNYQLNDKNRLFFSAYFGNDDVTFQNSFFNSYGNLSANLRWNHIFSDKLFSNLSAIYSRYNYDLQLEFVDLDWLSRIDNYNLKYDIDYYLNDKLKFDFGVSGIYYKFNPGEIRKLTPESAINEDFLDKKFAVETGIYASLEHKISNNLTAMYGLRYSYFNRFGSQVLNTYANDLPVIYNPSFGIYERANPTGQITYGDKESIASFGNFEPRFALSYQLNEKSSIKTSYNRMAQYLHLISNTTSATPLDIWAPSGEFLKPQIADQYAIGYFRNFKNNTYSIEAETYYKTVKNRVDYINGAELIAQNTIEREILNGDARAYGLEFLLRKNKGDLTGWIAYTLSKSEQRTLGGRAGGPGLNNGDWYNTPFDRTHDLSVTGNYKLSDNWTFNANFVFQTGRPVTYPNGQFQYNGLSIPTYSTRNADRLPAYNRLDVSATLTPRKNKNRKWQAEWVFGIYNLYSRRNAASISFGVNNQSGLNEAERTSIFGITPSVTYNFKF